A single Triticum dicoccoides isolate Atlit2015 ecotype Zavitan chromosome 2A, WEW_v2.0, whole genome shotgun sequence DNA region contains:
- the LOC119353293 gene encoding peroxidase 2-like has protein sequence MAHSSLSTVLLLCLAMAASAQLSPTFYQTSCPNALSTIKAAVTAAVNKENRMGASLLRLHFHDCFVQGCDASVLLSGMEQNAFPNVMSLRGFEVIDSIKAKLETMCKQTVSCADILTVAARDSVVALGGPSWTVPLGRRDSTNANEAAANSDLPPPFFDLVNLTQSFGDKGFTLTDMVALSGAHTIGQAQCQNFRDRLYNETNINSGFATSLKANCPQPTGSGDRNLANLDVSTPYSFDNAYYSNLKSQKGLLHSDQVLFTGTGGGTDNTVNNFASNPAAFSSAFASAMVKMGNLSPLTGSQGQVRLSCSKVN, from the exons ATGGCCCATTCGTCTCTATCAACCGTGTTGCTCTTGTGCCTGGCCATGGCGGCGTCGGCGCAGTTGTCGCCGACGTTCTACCAAACGTCGTGCCCGAACGCTCTGTCCACTATCAAGGCCGCCGTGACGGCTGCCGTCAACAAGGAGAACCGCATGGGCGCGTCGCTGCTCCGGCTGCacttccacgactgcttcgtccAA GGTTGTGACGCGTCTGTTCTGCTGTCTGGCATGGAACAAAACGCTTTCCCGAACGTGATGTCGCTGCGAGGCTTCGAAGTCATCGACAGCATCAAGGCGAAGCTCGAGACCATGTGCAAGCAGaccgtctcctgcgccgacatccTCACCGTCGCTGCCCGCGACTCTGTCGTCGCC TTAGGAGGGCCTTCGTGGACGGTTCCTCTTGGAAGGAGGGACTCCACCAATGCAAACGAAGCCGCGGCGAACTCCGACCTACCTCCCCCATTCTTTGACCTCGTTAACCTCACCCAATCCTTCGGCGACAAAGGCTTCACCTTGACCGACATGGTCGCCCTCTCGGGCGCCCACACCATCGGGCAGGCGCAGTGCCAGAACTTCAGGGACAGACTCTACAATGAGACCAACATCAACTCCGGCTTCGCGACGTCGCTCAAGGCCAACTGCCCCCAGCCGACCGGCTCCGGCGACCGCAACCTGGCCAATCTGGACGTGTCAACCCCGTACTCCTTCGACAACGCCTACTACAGCAACCTCAAGTCCCAGAAGGGTCTCCTGCACTCCGACCAGGTGCTCTTCACCGGCACCGGCGGCGGCACCGACAACACGGTCAACAACTTCGCAAGCAACCCAGCGGCGTTCAGCAGCGCCTTCGCCTCAGCCATGGTGAAGATGGGGAACCTCAGCCCATTGACTGGCTCTCAGGGGCAGGTCAGGCTCAGCTGCTCAAAGGTGAATTAA